The DNA region ACGATCCAGTCACAAGCTCTGGAGAACACTAAAACGGCTTTGTGAATTTAAGCTCTGAAAATTTACTGAAAAAGAACCATAAGAACCATATTAAATCTCTTTAAACAGAATCTAAAACACACTGCGCCCATTTCTGTTCACTTTCAGTCACATTtaccaaaaactaaactaaaaataTAGATGCAATTCAAACTGTAGGAAGAGGTCGAGAACAGAAGTTGCATCAGCCAACAGACTTTTGCACTGAGGGACAGTGTGTTGGAAGAAGATAAAAGAAGTGTCTGAGTGAGCCTGAGCTACATCTCTTCCCCTCCCCTCTGATGGACCATAGTGGAGGCCCTtcgctctgcttcccaaacctcAACTCCTCCTGCAGGCGGCTGGTTCGGCCCCGCTCTGAGGCTGCACTCCTCTACACTCTGCTAGCCTTCATCTCTCTGCTCACTGTGATGCTCAACTTGCTCGTCATCATCTCCATCTCTCACTTCAGGCAGCTGCACACCCCGACCAACGCCCTGCTCCTGTCTCTGGCTGTGTCTGACCTGCTGATGGGGCTGCTGGTGATGCCCATCGAAGGGCTGTTCTACCTGGAGACGTGCTGGCTGCTGGGGAGGCTGATGTGTGCTCTGAGTCCTTATGTTTCTTACTGTCTGGTTTCTGCCTCATTAGGTCACATGGTGCTTATATCTATAGATCGCTATGTGGCTATCTGTGACCCACTGCATTACACCTCTAAGATCacaatgtttaaagttaaaatctgtatTTCTCTCTGTTGGATCTGCTCTTTTTTCTACAACGGTCTGATTCTGATGAACCACTTGGAGAAACCAGACAGGTTCAGCTCCTGTCACGGGGAGTGTGTGGTGGTCATCAACCACACATCAGGAACTGCTGACCTTTTAATCACGTTTATCGCGCCCTGTGTTTTCATGATTGTTCTTTACACGAGGGTGTTTGTTGTTGCCATTTCCCAGGTGCGTTTCATGCATTCACAAACAGCAGCTTTCACTGTGAGAGAATCTTTAACCACTAGAAAGTCTGAGTGGAAAGCTGCCAGAACGCTTGGGATTGTGATTGCTGTCTTTCTAATGTGCTTCTGCCCATATTACTACCCTTTAGTCGGTGAGGATAcctccactagtttgtcttatTATGCCATGTTATCTTGGATCATGCTGACTAACTCCTGTGCGAATCCTCTGATTTATGCTCTGTTCTACCCCTGGTTTAGAAAAGCTGTCAAATTCATCCTCACCCTCAAAATATTACAGCCTCACTCCCGGGAGGTAAAGATCCTGTAGGCAGGGCTGATACTGAatcgtgtatgtgtgtgatcaCTGTTTCAGTTTGAACAATACACACTCACTTTTGTCATTTCCTCGTATTTACAGTGTGAAAGGGTTTTTTTATTGTGATGTGAGCCGagtgaaaaactgaaatatgaGTACTTTTGTCTTCCTAGTTTTGAAATTTATATATGCGacccccttttttctttttttaaaccatgCTACATGCACACAGAAACGGTAGTGCCTTGCGCTTATAAAAACGTATTATTACTAATGAGATGCAGCCTAGAGGTAACACTCTAAAGGCTTCTTTTCCTGTGTTAAAATGGATAAATCTCATCAGTGTTTAGGATACATTAACAATGAGAAATGACTACAGTTTGTGATAAATGTGAAATCagcaaataaagaaatgagCCCGTGTGCTTCATTGCACAACGTTGAGCCTATTTCTACATCATTTTTACACAGTTTTTAGAGTCACCATAATCTCCATGAAAACAAGTGGTTCATTGtgtcaaattattattattattgtggcTTTTTATGGAGTTACATTAATATCACTTTGAGACTGAGATGCTGGGAAAATCTATGTTCTCTTTAACACTCTGGTTTCACAATTTAATGAAAAATACTCTTTTCTCATCATGTTTTAATGAAAATCTGAGTGACACAATATTTCTATGCAAAAACTGAGTCTAACAGCACCGCTTTTAAGCTAAAAGTAATCGTGCTACCATAGTTTCGTATATATTTGGACAGGCTTACCTCAACGTTACGTTCATCCAAGATCTCAACGAACCAAACCTGCAGGTCATAATAAatgtgaaatgattaataaattGTCAtctacatataaacatatatatacagcgtatataatgaaaaaatatgtatacatataccatgtacaatgacaataaaggcattctgattctgaagtgGAAGCTGCTCTCTCATCTAATAATTCTGCTCTCTTTTGGACACAAAATATACTTACTGATTTCATTTTTATGGATACCTGTCAAACGTTACGAACATTGCAATTGTAGGCTTTGACTCCCCACTCTGCAATGCTCCAAACAACTGTTTATCAGTCTGAGGTATTTATGGTATACAAGTTAatttcatttaaagaaaaactttacACATTAAAATGGTTCAAATGAAATGCTCTACCTTTGCCTCATCTGGTTCCTGCAGTTGAGACACACAtgaaacagagaaagagagcaGCACAACGGTACCGGACAGCAGCAAGCTGTCAAAGCTGTCACAGTACAGCGCCAGCAGGTGGCAGTAGAGACTACGTCTATATCATGAAGGCAAAAACTGCAGATTGCTTATGTGATCGGCAATGTGAGTCACTTTGCTGCAGTAGGTAATTCCATCAacctttttttcaaaaaaggcaGAAACTAGCTTAGTGAacataaaaactgaaaatatgttGAAAAcatattgaaagaaaaaaacagaatttattcttttttcatgaataacaaaaagaagaatatCACCACAAAGTGTTGTACAGTAAGAACTCGATTCATACCAAAACATAACTACACTAATTAGTTGTGTTTGGGTTAAGCATTCCAAAATGCGGTGATGGTTACAACGTCATTGTGAGATTTTAAAGCCTAGTttttctctacctttaagaaccAATCGACCAATTCTCACAATGCCTTCAAATGCTGTTAGAAAAGACATTTTTGACAGTTTTACAACCCAGTAAATGCACCATTTGTGCTTTTGCTCCACTGTGTTTTATCATTTCTACTCAAAAGAACAACAAGAAAATCCAAGACATGACAAGTTCAGTCTGAAATAAGAGCCTCGGAAAAAAATTAAAGGCATTTTTGCAGGGACAACCTTGAAACAGCAAAGACGTGACTGAATTCAGAGCTGGCACCATTTCCTTGCCAGTATGTACATATAATACATTCATTTTATGTTTTCCAAGCTCCAAGgataataaagataaaatatcAAATGTATACATAGAAATAGTCCTAGAAATCTGTTTTACACGCGagtcaaaaatgtgttttttttttctcacagtaACAAAAagtggtgtttgtgatttatttcctcTGAGCAAGCAAGCAGTACTCCACAGTAATGGACCAGTTTGCCAGCTTACATCCCAGAGAAGCTGTGGACCAAGTGTCTGCCACTCTGGGCTGCAGTCCAACCTCTGCacaaatattatattatattaagaCTGTCAGTTTAATATATACACAGCcacaaaatagttttttttttaagaaaagatCCTAAATATGTTTGAAGCTTTCTCAGTCATCTAGGTCGAGGTTTATCTCTATTTAGAAATGAAGGCAGCTGGACTCTTTATCCCAAGGTTCATCCTGATGCACTGCTGCATAGGCATTTACTATGTCtgactaaaagaaagaaaactagcCATATTTTAGCTTCTTCCCACAGGCAGTCAAATGCATTGAAAGTGAAATATCCTATACATTCTTCCCTGACTCTTACCACTCACTTTGCTATTATCAGAGTCACTTTCAGTCTCATCTGCACTATCACTTCAACTTTGCATTGCTTAATTTTGCACAACTACTTCTCCATTCACTATTGTGCTTATATGGTATACATACAACCTCAGttggttt from Odontesthes bonariensis isolate fOdoBon6 chromosome 11, fOdoBon6.hap1, whole genome shotgun sequence includes:
- the LOC142391381 gene encoding trace amine-associated receptor 13c-like, with translation MDHSGGPSLCFPNLNSSCRRLVRPRSEAALLYTLLAFISLLTVMLNLLVIISISHFRQLHTPTNALLLSLAVSDLLMGLLVMPIEGLFYLETCWLLGRLMCALSPYVSYCLVSASLGHMVLISIDRYVAICDPLHYTSKITMFKVKICISLCWICSFFYNGLILMNHLEKPDRFSSCHGECVVVINHTSGTADLLITFIAPCVFMIVLYTRVFVVAISQVRFMHSQTAAFTVRESLTTRKSEWKAARTLGIVIAVFLMCFCPYYYPLVGEDTSTSLSYYAMLSWIMLTNSCANPLIYALFYPWFRKAVKFILTLKILQPHSREVKIL